GTCGACGGGTTCCATCCGGTCAATGTGGGCCGCCTGTCGACCGGCACGGGCGGGCTGGTCCCCTGCACCCCGCTGGGTGTAATGAAGCTGCTCGATACCGTGATCGATGACCTGACGGGCATGAACGTGGTCGTGATCGGGAAATCGAACATCGTGGGCAAGCCGATTGCCATGCTGCTGCTGGAGCGCGAGGCCACCGTCACTGTCACGCATATAGAGACGCGCGGCCTGCCCGAGATCGCGCGGCGGGCCGATGTCATCATCGCGGCCGCCGGCGCGCCGCGCCTGGTGCGCGGCTTCTGGGTCAAGCAGGGCGCCGTGCTGATCGACGTGGGCATCACCCGCGCCGCGCGCGAGGATGGCGGCGAGAACCTGGTGGGCGATATCGCCATCGACGAAATGGAACATGCCAAGGCGGTCACGCCTGTGCCGGGTGGTGTCGGTCCGATGACCATCGCCTGCCTGCTGGCCAATACATTGAAGGCGGCGCGCAACGCCGGGAAGGGTCAAGATGGCA
This genomic interval from Paraurantiacibacter namhicola contains the following:
- a CDS encoding bifunctional 5,10-methylenetetrahydrofolate dehydrogenase/5,10-methenyltetrahydrofolate cyclohydrolase, whose translation is MANLIDGRALARSLDEETRAGVAERIAAGHEAPGLAVVLVGSDPASEVYVSHKIRACARVGIVSYEHRLPESTSQDALLTLIARLNVDPTVHGILVQVPLPPHIEAGVILGAIDPAKDVDGFHPVNVGRLSTGTGGLVPCTPLGVMKLLDTVIDDLTGMNVVVIGKSNIVGKPIAMLLLEREATVTVTHIETRGLPEIARRADVIIAAAGAPRLVRGFWVKQGAVLIDVGITRAAREDGGENLVGDIAIDEMEHAKAVTPVPGGVGPMTIACLLANTLKAARNAGKGQDGRD